In Sandaracinaceae bacterium, a single window of DNA contains:
- a CDS encoding DEAD/DEAH box helicase, whose translation MSDSTYFRRLATELRRRAARASVSQIGPASDGLRRHLLSTLDSPSGAPNSFLAPPVMEALFDWEPHPEPLSAIPFLHQSTKLALANPAAGYEGERFPLDRHPYLHQHKAWRELIEVEGQSVVVTTGTASGKTECFLVPILNDLAVEHAASQAQSPLVGVRALFLYPLNALINSQRDRLLAWTSGFGDKVRFSLYNGNTPESPPKESIRRKFPSEVLSRKDLRRTPPPILVTNATMLEFMMVRAIDAPIVQQSKKHLRWIVLDEAHTYLGSSAAELSLLLRRVMHAFEVDPQEVRFVATSATIGGDGAKEQLQRFLADLAGLPADKVTVVDGRRVMPELEREMHEKDGRVPELASLRKSNESECFEALASSRAVRELRSQLETGHVTLPAVQKALDVEDAEEALEFLDHASRATRADGNNLLPLRGHFFLRTLTGLWACTNPACSGVEGTDLAASDWPFGLVFRERRTQCSACKSVVLELLGCHGCGESYLVGRNENGVIHPTAWEVAASLDDDEADDDSEDSDEADDDSKVFPTLLTGAQGAGKDERTGAVTAPVPYDPEQGLIGKGPAMVWLVAAHHDRYRCGRCGALDHRDGRNLRTVRLGAQFFLGLGIPAVLEQLPEPNRPEKEKAANRLPAGGRRLITFTDSRQGTARFALRSQLEAERNYVRASVYHSLWDRARAPDPERLAKLRGDIAKLSGAGLEEMAKEKAAELATVEASGSRGSLDWREAETRLAHEVPVRDWMRSGLHARYAAADLSAQKMAQVCLLRELVRRPKRQTSLETLGLARLAYPQLDNVSSVPTEWKQLAGRIKGEPLAAWRELLEVLLDFFVRSMSAVQISDTDLRRWLGARINQPLIVRQDEPTVRNKQYPWPGAPAKGRWSRMPRLLGVALKLNPDDVSDRELVHAVLGEAFKALLRVNALVATEHGFQLDLAATRLETIDRGYLCPVTRRVLGRTLLGHSPFQTDRWTSDQVCEPLDMPRPRYVFGNDVQTQERARPEEIRAWLESDPAVSALREKGIWTEFSDRIASFPSTLYYESAEHSAQVSKTRLQHLETSFKSGRTNLLSCSTTMEMGVDIGGLAAVGMNNAPPGPANYQQRAGRAGRRGENRALVLTLCQGSPHGAAVFGRPEWPFTHPVHVPQVSLGSERIVQRHVHSVLLGAYFVHVGASDTHKLRCDGFFRSAADDTPALYQDYQRWLFDEASDDSRVARGIELVTYGTPLHGPIGPRLNLARQLLQRAADRWTAEHEALMRDLEALGGEPTKEKPGEPAQRAVFAQVRRLREEYLLKTLASEGYLPSYGFPLHVVPFVTTTAEQMKAEKDQGASRDEGYQRARGFPSRQVDRGIIDYAPGSGVIVDGTVYESRGVTLSWQLRTTGGDYREVQSLRHAWKCGDCGAAGDAIRPPKSCEQCGSVRVRPHRYLEPAGFAVDIRHSPTNDLSRERYVPRTPPWISAGGAPWQLLPNPRSGWFRYDPDGYLHHSSAGEAGHGYAICLHCGYAESHTDANRGLSGAYLKHRRLRGGGERGELCTGADGSWGTVSGLRLGASARTDVVELQLADPETSEPLEDAKVATSIAVALRQALALELGVDTREIGWALSRSKGLGPKARGSILLYDAAHGGAGYVASVASKLSALLKSARTILECPEECDAACHGCLLSYDTQFAVDDLDRHAALEALTSQVIEALELPDELKYFGPATTLETLSLKSALHLGIQKAGLQHIRVHLGGPVEDWDYDAWKLRHTLFDLNREPTVVVTVVVPEASHKAMEFDEANQLAGRLEADGFRVARAKGDGIRAGDGWMILEIEGPQASTRWAASHPAGLVPDEAWAGPGAEDETVRYVVHRFDGPLPALDAEPIDPSVLRKPAPNQFTELRVSTEFDGSIADVGAKFWGLLKKRYPDLRSRLDGRERLAMVSYVDCYVCRPLTGRVLYEVLAALRDEPGGLADYSRLVLRTSRNRYATGYPGLIHDDWQELEQQRDALRALLDALGAQTDTVDVVGRNKLPHHRELTLTWLDEHKIRLRLDAGLGFFFTTSQVPISFHGVSGAQQAEAVRREEFNVRAGDRYAAVKMPLYLSSESGN comes from the coding sequence ATGTCTGATTCCACGTACTTTCGTCGTCTCGCTACCGAGCTTCGCCGTCGCGCCGCCCGCGCATCGGTCAGCCAGATCGGACCCGCGAGTGATGGTCTTCGACGCCATCTGCTCTCCACCCTCGACTCGCCTTCGGGCGCGCCGAACAGCTTCCTCGCGCCTCCGGTCATGGAGGCTCTCTTCGACTGGGAACCGCACCCGGAGCCGCTTTCTGCGATCCCGTTCCTTCACCAGAGCACCAAGCTCGCGCTCGCCAATCCCGCGGCGGGCTACGAGGGCGAGCGCTTTCCGCTCGATCGCCATCCATACCTTCACCAACACAAGGCGTGGCGCGAGCTGATCGAAGTCGAGGGCCAGTCGGTCGTCGTCACCACGGGGACCGCGAGTGGCAAAACGGAGTGCTTTCTCGTACCCATCTTGAACGACCTGGCGGTGGAGCACGCAGCGTCTCAGGCGCAGAGCCCACTCGTCGGTGTCCGTGCGCTCTTCCTCTATCCGCTCAACGCGCTGATCAACAGCCAGCGCGACCGCCTGCTCGCGTGGACGAGCGGCTTTGGCGACAAGGTTCGATTCAGCCTCTACAACGGCAACACCCCTGAGAGCCCGCCCAAGGAGTCGATCCGCCGCAAGTTCCCGAGCGAGGTACTGTCGCGCAAGGACCTTCGCCGAACGCCGCCTCCGATCCTCGTGACCAACGCCACGATGCTCGAGTTCATGATGGTCCGCGCCATCGACGCTCCCATCGTGCAACAGTCCAAGAAGCACCTCCGCTGGATCGTGCTCGACGAGGCGCACACATACCTCGGTTCAAGCGCGGCGGAGCTCTCTCTCCTGCTCCGGCGCGTCATGCACGCCTTTGAGGTGGACCCCCAGGAGGTCCGCTTCGTCGCCACCTCTGCGACAATCGGCGGAGACGGCGCCAAGGAACAGCTTCAGCGCTTCCTCGCCGACCTGGCGGGACTGCCCGCGGACAAGGTAACGGTTGTCGACGGGCGTCGCGTGATGCCCGAGCTCGAGCGCGAGATGCACGAGAAGGACGGCCGGGTTCCGGAGCTCGCATCACTCCGGAAATCCAACGAGTCTGAGTGCTTCGAGGCCCTCGCCAGCTCACGGGCCGTGCGCGAGCTCCGTAGCCAGCTGGAGACCGGCCACGTGACCTTGCCCGCCGTTCAGAAGGCCCTGGACGTAGAGGACGCCGAGGAGGCCCTCGAGTTTCTCGATCACGCCAGCCGCGCGACGCGAGCCGACGGAAACAACCTTCTGCCGCTCCGGGGGCACTTCTTCCTGCGTACGCTGACGGGGCTGTGGGCGTGCACCAACCCCGCTTGCTCCGGAGTCGAAGGCACAGACCTGGCCGCTTCGGACTGGCCGTTCGGACTCGTGTTCCGTGAGCGTCGAACCCAATGCTCAGCGTGCAAGAGCGTGGTGCTCGAGCTGCTTGGGTGCCACGGCTGCGGGGAGTCGTACCTGGTGGGCCGGAACGAGAACGGTGTGATCCACCCCACTGCCTGGGAGGTCGCCGCGAGTCTCGACGACGACGAGGCTGACGACGATAGCGAAGATTCCGACGAAGCCGATGACGATTCGAAGGTCTTTCCGACGTTGCTCACCGGTGCCCAAGGTGCCGGCAAGGACGAGCGCACAGGTGCGGTGACGGCGCCCGTTCCGTACGACCCGGAGCAAGGCCTGATCGGCAAAGGTCCGGCGATGGTGTGGCTTGTTGCCGCGCACCATGACCGGTATCGATGCGGTCGCTGCGGTGCGCTCGACCATCGCGACGGCAGGAACCTGCGAACCGTGCGCCTCGGTGCGCAGTTCTTCCTCGGGCTCGGTATCCCCGCGGTCCTCGAGCAGCTCCCCGAGCCGAACCGCCCCGAGAAGGAGAAGGCCGCGAACCGGCTGCCGGCAGGTGGTCGTCGCCTCATCACCTTCACCGACTCACGCCAAGGGACAGCGCGGTTTGCCCTGCGATCGCAGCTCGAGGCGGAGCGCAACTACGTGCGGGCGAGTGTCTATCACTCCCTCTGGGACCGAGCGAGGGCGCCAGACCCGGAGCGCCTGGCCAAGCTCCGCGGTGACATCGCGAAGCTCAGCGGTGCAGGGCTCGAGGAGATGGCGAAGGAGAAGGCGGCCGAGCTGGCCACGGTCGAGGCTAGTGGGTCTCGCGGCTCGCTCGACTGGCGCGAAGCGGAGACGCGGCTCGCGCATGAGGTGCCGGTCCGCGACTGGATGAGGAGCGGGCTTCATGCCAGGTATGCCGCCGCAGATCTCAGCGCGCAGAAGATGGCGCAGGTGTGCCTGCTTCGTGAGTTGGTCCGGCGACCGAAGCGTCAGACTTCGCTGGAGACGCTCGGTCTGGCCCGACTCGCGTATCCGCAGCTCGACAACGTCAGCTCTGTGCCGACTGAGTGGAAGCAGCTGGCGGGACGCATCAAGGGCGAGCCTCTCGCCGCATGGCGTGAGCTACTGGAGGTCCTGCTCGACTTCTTCGTACGGTCCATGTCCGCGGTGCAGATCTCCGATACCGATCTCCGACGCTGGCTCGGCGCGCGCATCAACCAGCCGCTCATCGTACGCCAGGACGAACCCACGGTGCGCAACAAGCAGTATCCCTGGCCGGGCGCGCCTGCAAAGGGACGCTGGTCACGGATGCCGAGGCTACTGGGAGTTGCGCTGAAGTTGAACCCGGATGACGTATCCGATCGCGAGCTCGTCCATGCCGTGCTCGGGGAGGCATTCAAGGCGCTCCTCAGGGTCAACGCCCTGGTAGCGACCGAGCACGGCTTTCAGCTCGATCTGGCGGCCACGCGGCTCGAGACGATCGACCGTGGGTACCTCTGCCCTGTCACGCGGCGCGTACTTGGCCGCACGCTGCTCGGTCACTCCCCGTTCCAGACGGATCGGTGGACGAGCGACCAGGTCTGCGAGCCGCTGGACATGCCCCGGCCCCGCTATGTCTTCGGTAACGACGTCCAGACGCAAGAGCGAGCGCGCCCCGAGGAGATCCGCGCCTGGCTCGAGAGCGATCCAGCGGTGAGCGCGCTTCGTGAGAAGGGCATCTGGACGGAGTTCTCGGACCGAATCGCGAGCTTCCCGAGCACGCTCTACTACGAGTCGGCAGAGCACTCCGCACAGGTCTCCAAGACCCGCCTGCAACACCTCGAGACGTCCTTCAAGTCGGGGCGCACGAACCTGCTCAGCTGCTCCACCACGATGGAGATGGGCGTCGACATCGGCGGACTCGCCGCCGTGGGCATGAACAACGCGCCTCCCGGACCCGCGAACTACCAGCAGCGCGCCGGGCGCGCGGGCCGACGAGGGGAGAACCGGGCGCTCGTCCTCACGCTTTGCCAGGGCAGCCCCCACGGTGCCGCGGTGTTCGGGCGCCCCGAGTGGCCGTTCACCCACCCTGTGCATGTCCCGCAGGTGTCCCTCGGCTCCGAGAGAATCGTGCAGCGCCACGTGCACTCAGTGCTGCTCGGCGCCTACTTCGTGCATGTCGGCGCGAGCGACACGCACAAACTCCGGTGTGACGGCTTCTTCCGAAGCGCCGCCGACGACACCCCCGCGCTTTATCAGGACTACCAGCGTTGGCTGTTCGATGAGGCGTCCGATGATTCACGGGTCGCCAGGGGAATCGAGCTCGTCACCTACGGCACGCCGTTGCACGGGCCCATCGGCCCGCGGCTCAACCTTGCACGCCAGTTGCTGCAGCGGGCGGCAGACCGGTGGACGGCGGAGCATGAGGCGCTGATGCGCGACCTCGAGGCGCTCGGAGGCGAGCCCACGAAGGAGAAGCCCGGGGAGCCAGCGCAGCGCGCCGTGTTCGCGCAAGTGCGACGTCTTCGAGAGGAGTACCTGCTGAAGACGCTGGCGAGCGAGGGCTACCTGCCGTCCTACGGGTTCCCGCTTCACGTCGTGCCCTTTGTCACGACCACGGCCGAGCAGATGAAGGCCGAGAAGGACCAGGGCGCCAGCCGAGACGAGGGCTACCAGCGCGCCCGTGGCTTCCCGTCGCGGCAAGTCGATCGCGGCATCATCGACTACGCGCCCGGCAGCGGCGTCATCGTCGACGGCACTGTGTACGAGTCGCGCGGTGTGACTCTCAGTTGGCAGCTCCGGACCACGGGGGGCGACTACCGAGAGGTTCAGTCCCTGCGCCACGCGTGGAAGTGCGGCGACTGTGGCGCGGCAGGTGACGCCATTCGTCCCCCGAAGTCGTGCGAACAGTGCGGGAGCGTGCGTGTCAGGCCGCACCGCTACCTCGAACCCGCCGGGTTTGCGGTCGATATTCGGCACTCACCCACGAACGACCTGTCGCGCGAGCGCTACGTGCCGCGCACTCCCCCGTGGATCAGCGCCGGTGGCGCTCCTTGGCAGCTGCTCCCGAATCCGCGCTCCGGCTGGTTCCGCTACGACCCCGACGGCTACCTGCACCACAGCTCCGCCGGCGAGGCGGGTCACGGCTATGCGATCTGCCTACACTGCGGCTACGCAGAATCGCATACCGACGCGAACCGAGGCCTGAGCGGTGCCTACCTCAAGCATCGTCGCCTTCGCGGTGGCGGCGAGAGGGGCGAGCTTTGCACCGGCGCCGACGGGAGCTGGGGCACGGTGTCCGGCCTGCGCCTGGGCGCCTCGGCGCGCACCGATGTCGTGGAGCTTCAGCTCGCGGACCCGGAGACCTCGGAACCGCTCGAGGACGCCAAGGTCGCCACCTCCATCGCGGTCGCGCTGCGTCAAGCGCTAGCCCTCGAGCTTGGCGTGGACACGCGCGAGATCGGCTGGGCCCTGTCTCGCTCGAAGGGTCTCGGCCCGAAGGCTCGCGGCTCGATCTTGCTCTACGACGCCGCGCACGGCGGTGCGGGCTACGTCGCATCGGTCGCGAGCAAGCTGAGCGCTCTGCTGAAGAGCGCCCGGACCATCCTCGAGTGCCCGGAAGAATGCGATGCCGCCTGCCACGGGTGCTTGCTCTCGTACGACACCCAGTTCGCCGTCGACGACCTCGACCGCCACGCCGCGCTCGAAGCGCTCACCAGCCAGGTTATCGAGGCGCTCGAGCTCCCCGACGAGCTCAAGTACTTCGGCCCCGCGACTACGCTGGAGACCCTTTCGCTGAAGAGCGCTCTGCACCTCGGTATCCAGAAGGCCGGACTGCAACACATCCGGGTGCACCTAGGCGGCCCGGTGGAGGACTGGGACTACGATGCCTGGAAGCTCCGGCACACCCTCTTCGATCTCAACAGGGAGCCGACGGTCGTCGTGACCGTCGTGGTGCCGGAGGCCAGTCACAAGGCGATGGAGTTTGACGAGGCCAACCAGCTCGCCGGCCGGTTGGAGGCCGACGGCTTCCGCGTCGCGCGGGCCAAGGGCGACGGGATTCGGGCGGGAGACGGCTGGATGATCCTCGAGATTGAGGGCCCGCAGGCGAGCACACGCTGGGCTGCATCCCATCCCGCCGGCCTCGTGCCGGACGAAGCCTGGGCGGGCCCGGGCGCCGAAGACGAGACGGTGCGCTACGTCGTGCACCGCTTCGACGGGCCGCTGCCCGCGCTCGATGCGGAGCCCATAGACCCCAGCGTGCTGCGCAAGCCCGCCCCGAATCAGTTCACCGAGCTGCGCGTTTCAACCGAGTTTGACGGCAGCATCGCGGACGTGGGGGCCAAGTTCTGGGGCCTGCTGAAGAAGAGGTATCCGGACCTGAGGTCACGGCTCGACGGCCGCGAGCGCCTCGCGATGGTTAGCTACGTCGACTGTTACGTGTGCAGACCGTTGACCGGCCGCGTGCTCTACGAAGTCCTCGCCGCGCTTCGGGATGAACCGGGCGGCCTCGCCGACTACAGCCGTCTCGTCCTACGGACGAGTCGCAACCGGTACGCGACGGGGTACCCGGGCCTCATCCACGACGACTGGCAGGAGCTGGAACAGCAGCGCGATGCCCTGCGCGCTCTTCTTGACGCATTGGGTGCCCAGACCGACACCGTCGATGTCGTGGGCAGGAACAAGCTGCCTCACCACCGTGAGCTCACCCTCACCTGGCTCGACGAGCACAAGATTCGTCTCCGGCTCGATGCTGGGCTGGGCTTCTTCTTCACCACGTCTCAGGTTCCCATCAGCTTTCACGGCGTGTCGGGGGCTCAGCAAGCCGAGGCCGTGCGGCGAGAAGAGTTCAACGTGCGCGCAGGCGACCGATACGCAGCGGTGAAGATGCCGC
- a CDS encoding STY4851/ECs_5259 family protein, whose translation MSVEAVLQSITERSGLSRHEGHPLWAYKVTASELDALERALRVGLNPVAPSPAASGAFCLFAADKFCREHSGGAWKWQPILEPIGWSWGHGSMLYDLVEAGLRYWNCGRVISTQHRSYYQRTLACQGGLPLRLLTSDGNNSLRAYFARLLRTSEAYNQPPAELALTLAQDLPRTLRNDVVYEVASALVSSILELRKRLPGASEDPLGELDRVAPRWRDQVPLRLEEGVAEQLLHGLLREPTPTTTGSGASFLELELQLRQNGSAWLARAARFEPVASEDDFKSLLRLRKEEELPPYFQLSMVAPEGTRLPVANAHRLAGEPRYRISAISPQRRFRRGEGLLGTVRVVASIGTSDIGTGDMLGGQAVPEELPWVLRGGRVLDVVPVRAFGSGRAAGDRMLILLPEDGELTVDGKAGWLDASAPPGRRLVELRGSARWTNADGDVCSFATNAIEEDVPHVLRGQYRRHAFAGSEVWLDAPQVHRVEPNGREREVAAERVEWRPRRGPSSGAWRPWSDRPCGDLSLRARNEEGDTVFRTTITVVPKGLEVSVRNPSSGRGTITITHPAVKGAQIVDKDLELEVVNEPGRSVLHLRAKGATAPTVLRSQVLFEDGLEATLEVPSPLQVRCFVGFDGKPLPAGSFRALDRLGTVRARAFEPRGNALVLEGRRAGTGGWQALGDLDWRDDGVLELSLDRVEAGVASLLAGTDSLDGTVELRLVPRGGMIDRPPEIEVRRYDTELVPIKHEGSTLEVRVPPGSVASLGADGLDRLKIEAVRLDAPDAEPVLFGERSAPDTWRVPADLTAGPWLVLGWQGEWARLRPLLFNVAGDPPGDLDVLQRAVWIGNPDERTAAMLALLEEMESSVSHEAWPRLFSMTRWLKDLTPATFDAVRLLTERPTAAALLMLHPRLPAELRSVVWGGLEELPFLWATVPLRDWMRAARRLLEFAEQPEIAETFGGSQEALRELLGGLVGAAPNLDPFINVVLEVFARSLPGVPAAPVPYLAMIAQARPGLEYFRNELLQRNSSRRWPEPKLDEIVDPRTQAVANRALRVLSHDPTLSHRDAVREAPALAAALAITGEKVSPTALFQLRLLRDFDPEWFRSAHALFLALMANEAIEANPEAFDV comes from the coding sequence ATGAGCGTCGAAGCAGTACTTCAGTCGATCACCGAGCGCTCGGGTTTGAGTCGACACGAAGGGCATCCTTTATGGGCCTACAAGGTGACCGCCTCCGAGCTCGACGCGCTCGAGCGGGCGTTGAGGGTCGGGCTCAATCCGGTTGCTCCGTCTCCGGCCGCGTCGGGAGCGTTCTGCCTGTTCGCGGCGGACAAGTTCTGCCGCGAGCACAGCGGCGGCGCCTGGAAGTGGCAGCCGATCCTTGAGCCCATCGGCTGGTCCTGGGGGCATGGCTCTATGCTCTACGATCTGGTCGAGGCGGGCCTCCGCTACTGGAACTGCGGTCGCGTGATCTCGACGCAGCACCGCAGCTACTACCAGCGGACGCTGGCTTGCCAGGGCGGCCTGCCTCTTCGCCTTCTGACCAGCGACGGCAACAACAGCCTTCGTGCGTACTTCGCGCGCCTGCTACGGACGTCGGAAGCCTACAACCAACCTCCCGCCGAGCTCGCTCTAACGCTGGCGCAGGACCTCCCACGCACTCTTCGGAACGACGTCGTCTACGAGGTCGCGTCCGCGCTCGTGAGCTCCATTCTCGAGCTGCGCAAGCGGCTTCCCGGAGCGAGCGAAGACCCCCTGGGAGAGCTCGACCGAGTGGCGCCCCGTTGGCGAGATCAAGTTCCGCTACGCCTCGAAGAAGGTGTGGCAGAGCAGCTCCTGCATGGACTGCTTCGAGAGCCGACGCCGACTACGACTGGTTCCGGCGCGTCGTTCCTCGAGCTCGAGCTTCAACTCCGCCAAAACGGATCTGCCTGGCTCGCTCGAGCGGCGCGCTTCGAGCCGGTGGCGAGTGAGGACGACTTCAAGAGTCTGCTCCGGCTACGCAAGGAGGAGGAGCTTCCCCCCTACTTCCAGCTGTCGATGGTCGCCCCGGAAGGCACGCGGCTTCCCGTCGCGAACGCGCATCGACTCGCGGGAGAGCCCCGATACCGCATCTCGGCGATCTCACCTCAGCGACGCTTTCGCCGTGGCGAAGGGCTCCTTGGGACCGTTCGCGTTGTGGCCAGCATCGGGACAAGCGACATCGGTACGGGGGACATGCTGGGCGGCCAGGCCGTCCCCGAGGAGCTTCCTTGGGTGCTGCGAGGCGGGCGCGTACTCGACGTTGTTCCGGTTCGGGCGTTTGGATCTGGGCGCGCGGCCGGCGACCGAATGCTTATCCTCCTGCCCGAGGACGGCGAACTCACGGTGGACGGCAAGGCCGGCTGGCTCGACGCGTCCGCACCTCCGGGTCGACGTCTTGTTGAACTGCGCGGCAGTGCCCGCTGGACGAATGCCGACGGCGATGTCTGTTCGTTCGCGACCAACGCGATCGAGGAGGACGTGCCCCACGTCCTTCGGGGTCAGTATCGCCGGCACGCGTTTGCTGGGTCGGAGGTTTGGCTGGACGCGCCTCAGGTGCACCGGGTAGAGCCGAACGGACGCGAACGTGAGGTCGCGGCGGAGCGCGTCGAGTGGCGTCCCCGACGGGGTCCCTCCTCCGGCGCTTGGCGGCCCTGGTCCGATAGACCGTGCGGCGACTTGAGCCTGCGTGCTCGGAACGAAGAGGGCGACACAGTCTTTCGAACCACCATCACGGTGGTCCCGAAGGGCCTCGAGGTAAGCGTGAGGAACCCCAGCTCGGGGCGGGGCACGATCACGATCACGCACCCCGCGGTAAAGGGAGCCCAGATCGTCGACAAAGACCTTGAGCTCGAAGTCGTGAACGAGCCCGGCCGATCGGTGTTGCATCTGCGCGCGAAGGGCGCGACGGCGCCAACTGTCCTGCGCTCTCAGGTGTTGTTCGAGGATGGCCTCGAAGCGACGCTGGAGGTGCCGTCCCCCCTTCAGGTGCGGTGCTTTGTCGGGTTCGACGGAAAGCCGCTTCCTGCCGGGAGCTTCCGTGCGCTTGATCGCCTGGGGACCGTACGAGCGCGCGCGTTCGAGCCTCGCGGCAATGCGCTTGTGCTCGAGGGACGGCGCGCCGGCACAGGGGGCTGGCAAGCGCTCGGCGACCTCGACTGGCGCGATGATGGCGTGCTGGAGCTGTCGCTCGATCGCGTCGAAGCAGGCGTAGCCTCCCTGCTGGCGGGGACCGATTCGCTGGACGGCACGGTCGAACTCCGGCTCGTCCCCCGCGGTGGAATGATCGACCGGCCGCCCGAGATCGAGGTGCGTCGCTACGACACCGAGCTGGTTCCCATCAAGCACGAAGGCAGTACGCTGGAAGTGCGTGTCCCTCCAGGCTCGGTCGCGAGCCTCGGCGCCGACGGCCTGGATCGATTGAAGATCGAAGCCGTGCGGCTGGACGCGCCCGATGCCGAGCCCGTGCTGTTCGGGGAGCGTTCGGCGCCCGACACATGGCGTGTCCCAGCGGACCTCACGGCCGGGCCGTGGCTCGTCCTTGGCTGGCAAGGCGAATGGGCACGCCTTCGACCGCTCCTCTTCAACGTAGCCGGCGACCCTCCTGGCGATCTCGATGTGCTTCAGCGTGCGGTCTGGATCGGAAATCCGGACGAACGAACTGCGGCGATGCTCGCGCTCCTGGAGGAAATGGAGAGTTCGGTTTCGCACGAAGCATGGCCACGGCTCTTCTCCATGACGCGCTGGTTGAAGGACCTGACGCCGGCCACTTTTGATGCGGTTCGGTTGTTGACTGAGCGGCCGACGGCGGCGGCGCTTCTCATGCTCCATCCAAGGCTTCCCGCGGAGCTTAGGAGCGTCGTCTGGGGCGGGCTCGAGGAGCTTCCGTTCCTCTGGGCGACGGTGCCGCTCCGCGACTGGATGCGCGCCGCTCGTCGGCTCCTGGAGTTCGCCGAGCAGCCCGAGATCGCGGAGACTTTCGGGGGAAGCCAAGAGGCGCTTCGTGAGCTCCTGGGGGGCCTCGTCGGCGCGGCCCCAAACCTCGATCCCTTCATCAATGTGGTCCTCGAGGTCTTCGCGCGCTCTCTACCCGGCGTGCCTGCAGCGCCGGTTCCCTACCTCGCAATGATCGCCCAGGCGCGACCGGGGCTTGAGTACTTCCGGAATGAGCTGCTGCAGCGAAACTCTTCGCGTCGCTGGCCCGAGCCGAAGCTCGACGAGATCGTCGACCCGCGCACCCAAGCAGTTGCCAACCGCGCCCTCCGCGTCCTGAGCCATGACCCCACGCTCAGCCACCGCGACGCGGTGCGCGAAGCGCCCGCTCTCGCCGCTGCCCTCGCGATCACGGGCGAGAAGGTCAGCCCGACGGCGCTGTTCCAGCTTCGGCTTCTGCGCGACTTCGACCCCGAGTGGTTCCGCTCGGCGCACGCCCTGTTCCTCGCACTCATGGCCAACGAGGCGATCGAGGCGAACCCGGAGGCCTTCGATGTCTGA
- a CDS encoding DUF4347 domain-containing protein has protein sequence MTTHLHLAAGRATSVVFDEALIEEARTHAAESSGGRAEEVNGRAQLHEILSRHLRDGTQLRYLDFHSHGGPGRLDLGEYHLTEWEELAQYSGLMGGGARIEFHGCAVADTPRGELFMARCAWLMLRARGGVAKGWTAVSLATHPAFGDTFGTVPWHLGQEVRARVTPGGYVRLEGERYLNVESASRALAALRRDARRALGRGEARRHATTVLRETAELEGTLRGSPSFTALHRVWDRIQVFRAFVPAQTVPGQLPRR, from the coding sequence ATGACTACTCACCTTCACCTCGCCGCCGGCCGGGCCACCTCTGTCGTGTTCGACGAAGCGCTGATCGAGGAGGCCCGCACCCACGCTGCGGAATCGAGCGGTGGGCGCGCCGAGGAGGTCAACGGCCGCGCCCAGCTTCACGAGATCCTGAGCCGCCATCTCCGAGACGGCACACAGCTTCGGTACCTGGACTTCCACTCTCACGGGGGACCGGGGCGGCTGGACCTCGGCGAGTACCATCTCACGGAGTGGGAAGAGCTGGCGCAGTACTCGGGGCTGATGGGCGGTGGCGCGAGGATCGAGTTCCACGGCTGCGCGGTCGCCGACACTCCACGGGGAGAGCTGTTCATGGCGAGGTGCGCGTGGCTCATGCTCCGCGCACGCGGAGGTGTGGCCAAGGGATGGACCGCAGTAAGCCTGGCAACTCACCCCGCGTTCGGAGACACCTTCGGAACGGTTCCCTGGCACCTGGGCCAGGAAGTGCGAGCGCGAGTGACACCCGGCGGCTACGTCAGGCTCGAAGGAGAGCGCTACCTGAACGTCGAGAGCGCGTCTCGCGCGCTCGCTGCGCTTCGGCGCGACGCCAGGCGGGCGCTCGGGCGCGGGGAGGCGCGGCGTCACGCAACCACCGTGCTCCGGGAGACAGCGGAGCTCGAGGGAACGCTCCGCGGCTCTCCGTCGTTCACCGCGCTCCATCGCGTGTGGGACCGAATCCAGGTGTTCCGCGCCTTCGTGCCTGCACAGACGGTCCCGGGCCAGCTTCCGCGGCGCTGA